In Molothrus aeneus isolate 106 chromosome 25, BPBGC_Maene_1.0, whole genome shotgun sequence, one DNA window encodes the following:
- the RAB37 gene encoding ras-related protein Rab-37 isoform X2: MGGPDGAAGSETPGESGEPPKSSGDPPALPRDYQLSGKVMLLGDSGVGKTCFLLQFKDGAFLSGTFIATVGIDFRNKVVAVDGVKVKLQIWDTAGQERFRSVTHAYYRDAQALLLLYDITSKMSFDNIRAWLTEIHEYAQKNVVIMLLGNKADVSSERAVRTEDGASLAREYGVPFMETSAKTGMNVELAFLAIAKELKQRAVQPLDEPHFQIHDYIESQKKKSSCCAFS; the protein is encoded by the exons ATGGGCGGCCCCGATGGGGCGGCGGGGAGCGAGACCCCGGGGGAGAGCGGGGAACCCCCGAAGAGCAGCGGGGATCCCCCTGCGCTGCCCCGGGATTACCAACTGTCCGGCAAG GTGATGTTACTTGGAGACTCGGGCGTGGGGAAAACCTGCTTCCTGCTCCAGTTCAAAGACGGGGCCTTTCTCTCCGGGACGTTCATTGCCACCGTGGGCATAGATTTCCGG AACAAAGTGGTGGCCGTGGATGGTGTGAAGGTGAAGTTGCAG ATCTGGGATACAGCAGGACAGGAGCGTTTCCGCAGCGTCACCCACGCCTACTACCGGGATGCCCAAG ccctgctcctgctctatGATATCACCAGCAAGATGTCCTTCGACAACATCCGT GCCTGGCTGACGGAGATCCATGAGTACGCCCAGAAGAACGTGGTCATTATGTTGCTGGGCAATAAG GCTGATGTGAGCAGCGAGAGAGCTGTGAGGACAGAGGATGGAGCATCACTGGCCAGG GAGTACGGAGTGCCTTTCATGGAGACAAGTGCCAAGACAGGCATGAATGTGGAGCTGGCCTTCCTGGCCATTGCCAA GGAGCTGAAGCAGCGTGCGGTGCAGCCGCTGGATGAGCCCCACTTCCAGATCCACGATTACATCGAGtcacagaagaagaaatccaGCTGCTGTGCCTTCTCCTGA
- the LOC136566513 gene encoding CMRF35-like molecule 2: protein MQLLPLLAWALLPGCGAVTGPGSVQGFLGSSLSVTCTYQAEWEKYPKYWCIPSGAFFYTCDKDIVITSESQPEVLQGRFSIRDNRTHRTFTVTVDGLSKEDAGTFRCGVRKGKFFRDESAAVKVIVLPASSIPPSSTYVTTTSSDLILSVAGHTQTISQEEILQSTSNPSTPQLLNVVEHILTPAIIVVLFLLVVAAGVLVILSRKKKATSMLQPALSGAAIEMDRTCSMSPTQGAEALNYADINQSPGAAESQYSNAEAFQHLGTLPVEYMEVRQSVQLLEVEREALYARVQKPMLQQEQISANMPSAPQPSEELYSTVWGR, encoded by the exons atgcagctcctgcctctgctcgcCTGGGCGCTGCTGCCAG GCTGCGGGGCAGTGACGGGGCCCGGCTCCGTGCAGGGATTCCTGGGGAGTTCCCTGTCGGTCACCTGCACGTACCAGGCGGAGTGGGAGAAGTACCCGAAATACTGGTGCATACCAAGTGGTGCGTTTTTTTATACCTGTGATAAGGACATCGTCATCACCTCGGAGTCGCAGCCCGAGGTGCTGCAGGGCCGGTTCTCCATCCGGGACAACCGCACACACCGGACATTCACGGTGACTGTGGATGGTCTGTCCAAGGAGGACGCGGGCACCTTCCGCTGTGGAGTGCGAAAGGGAAAGTTTTTTCGTGATGAGAGTGCTGCTGTGAAGGTGATTGTGCTCCCAG CTTCTTCCATCCCCCCATCATCGACCTACGTGACCACCACGTCCTCTGATCTCATTCTCTCTGTAGCAGGCCACACACAGACAATTTCCCAGGAGGAAATTTTGCAATCAACATCAAATCCCTCCACCCCTCAACT cttGAATGTAGTTGAGCACATCCTCACTCCAGCCATCATTGTGGTCCTTTTTTTGCTTGTAGTGGCTGCTGGTGTTCTAGTAATACTCTCCAGAAAGAAGAAGG CCACATCCATGCTTCAGCCAGCCCTTTCTGGAGCAGCCATAGAGATGGACAGGACTTGCAGCATGTCACCTACA cagggagcagaagcCTTGAACTATGCAGACATTAACCAGAGCCCAGGCGCAGCTGAGAGCCAGTACAGCAATGCTGAGGCTTTCCAACACCTGGGAACGCTCCCAGTGGAGTACATGGAGGTCAGGCAGAGTGTTCAG ctttTGGAAGTGGAAAGAGAGGCGTTATATGCCAGAGTGCAGAAGcccatgctgcagcaggagcagatctCCGCCAACATGCCATCGGCTCCACAGCCCAGTGAAGAGCTCTACAGCACTGTGTGGGGTAGATGA
- the RAB37 gene encoding ras-related protein Rab-37 isoform X3, which yields MGARAAGPGGDGYNEALLHKTILVGDSGVGKTSLLVQFDQGKFIPGSFSATVGIGFTNKVVAVDGVKVKLQIWDTAGQERFRSVTHAYYRDAQALLLLYDITSKMSFDNIRAWLTEIHEYAQKNVVIMLLGNKADVSSERAVRTEDGASLAREYGVPFMETSAKTGMNVELAFLAIAKELKQRAVQPLDEPHFQIHDYIESQKKKSSCCAFS from the exons ATGGGGGCCCGCGCCGCCGGCCCGGGGGGGGACGGCTACAACGAGGCACTGCTGCACAAG ACAATCCTGGTTGGAGACAGTGGCGTGGGGAAGACATCACTGCTGGTTCAGTTTGACCAGGGCAAGTTCATTCCTGGCTCCTTCTCTGCCACCGTGGGCATTGGGTTTACG AACAAAGTGGTGGCCGTGGATGGTGTGAAGGTGAAGTTGCAG ATCTGGGATACAGCAGGACAGGAGCGTTTCCGCAGCGTCACCCACGCCTACTACCGGGATGCCCAAG ccctgctcctgctctatGATATCACCAGCAAGATGTCCTTCGACAACATCCGT GCCTGGCTGACGGAGATCCATGAGTACGCCCAGAAGAACGTGGTCATTATGTTGCTGGGCAATAAG GCTGATGTGAGCAGCGAGAGAGCTGTGAGGACAGAGGATGGAGCATCACTGGCCAGG GAGTACGGAGTGCCTTTCATGGAGACAAGTGCCAAGACAGGCATGAATGTGGAGCTGGCCTTCCTGGCCATTGCCAA GGAGCTGAAGCAGCGTGCGGTGCAGCCGCTGGATGAGCCCCACTTCCAGATCCACGATTACATCGAGtcacagaagaagaaatccaGCTGCTGTGCCTTCTCCTGA
- the LOC136566403 gene encoding protein CD300H-like yields MRIFLVWTLFPGGWAVTGPKQVTVEQGSSLAVSCSYKPRYKLNSKYWCRKSSLWPCLTSIIRTDGSEVTVTQDRVSIRDNHTENSFTVTLSSVTPGDAGQYSCGVKKVGINRWHSTKVMVSAAVSNTTEDSNLSPLTTNPLCPRGCGEPPVLSQPSVTHLLLLLSIKVPMALAVVAGAAWVRSRGRSPASIAWDARGSQC; encoded by the exons ATGAGGATTTTCTTGGTTTGGACCCTTTTCC caggtggctgGGCAGTGACAGGCCCCAAGCAGGTGACAGTTGAGCAGGGCAGCTCACTGGCAGTGTCCTGCAGCTACAAGCCACGCTACAAGCTCAACTCCAAGTACTGGTGTCGCAAAAGCTCCCTCTGGCCTTGCTTGACCTCCATCATCCGAACCGACGGCTcagaggtgacagtgacacaggacagggtgTCCATCAGGGACAACCACACAGAGAATTCTttcacagtgacactgagcagtGTCACACCAGGGGATGCAGGCCAGTACTCCTGTGGGGTGAAGAAAGTGGGGATCAACCGATGGCACAGCACCAAGGTGATGGTCTCTGCAG CTGTTTCAAACACAACTGAGGACAGCAACCTGAGCCCATTGACCACCAACCCTCTgtgccccaggggctgtggggagcctCCAGTGCT GTCCCAGCCCAGTGTCACCcacttgctgcttctgctcagcATCAAGGTGCCCATGGCATTAGCTGTGGttgctggggcagcctgggtGAGGAGCCGGGGCAGGAGCC CTGCCAGCATTGCCTGGGATGCCCGTGGCAGCCAATGCTGA
- the RAB37 gene encoding ras-related protein Rab-37 isoform X1, whose protein sequence is MGARAAGPGGDGYNEALLHKTILVGDSGVGKTSLLVQFDQGKFIPGSFSATVGIGFTVMLLGDSGVGKTCFLLQFKDGAFLSGTFIATVGIDFRNKVVAVDGVKVKLQIWDTAGQERFRSVTHAYYRDAQALLLLYDITSKMSFDNIRAWLTEIHEYAQKNVVIMLLGNKADVSSERAVRTEDGASLAREYGVPFMETSAKTGMNVELAFLAIAKELKQRAVQPLDEPHFQIHDYIESQKKKSSCCAFS, encoded by the exons ATGGGGGCCCGCGCCGCCGGCCCGGGGGGGGACGGCTACAACGAGGCACTGCTGCACAAG ACAATCCTGGTTGGAGACAGTGGCGTGGGGAAGACATCACTGCTGGTTCAGTTTGACCAGGGCAAGTTCATTCCTGGCTCCTTCTCTGCCACCGTGGGCATTGGGTTTACG GTGATGTTACTTGGAGACTCGGGCGTGGGGAAAACCTGCTTCCTGCTCCAGTTCAAAGACGGGGCCTTTCTCTCCGGGACGTTCATTGCCACCGTGGGCATAGATTTCCGG AACAAAGTGGTGGCCGTGGATGGTGTGAAGGTGAAGTTGCAG ATCTGGGATACAGCAGGACAGGAGCGTTTCCGCAGCGTCACCCACGCCTACTACCGGGATGCCCAAG ccctgctcctgctctatGATATCACCAGCAAGATGTCCTTCGACAACATCCGT GCCTGGCTGACGGAGATCCATGAGTACGCCCAGAAGAACGTGGTCATTATGTTGCTGGGCAATAAG GCTGATGTGAGCAGCGAGAGAGCTGTGAGGACAGAGGATGGAGCATCACTGGCCAGG GAGTACGGAGTGCCTTTCATGGAGACAAGTGCCAAGACAGGCATGAATGTGGAGCTGGCCTTCCTGGCCATTGCCAA GGAGCTGAAGCAGCGTGCGGTGCAGCCGCTGGATGAGCCCCACTTCCAGATCCACGATTACATCGAGtcacagaagaagaaatccaGCTGCTGTGCCTTCTCCTGA